The following coding sequences lie in one Rutidosis leptorrhynchoides isolate AG116_Rl617_1_P2 chromosome 6, CSIRO_AGI_Rlap_v1, whole genome shotgun sequence genomic window:
- the LOC139854055 gene encoding uncharacterized protein, with product MVLTDQPIEQVLYKPENSGRMAKWAIELGEHEISFSPRSTVKGFPVTNSEAEYEALLSGMRVVKYLEVKELSVYVDSQLVTKQFNRIFEAHDESMQKYLKLVQELAVDFDVFQIMEVSRTLNKKVGALSKVAALTFSHFKKEIWVEEVKVKSIDTYCIYAAVEEKEPSWMTPIVEFLNTGSLPIDSTEARKIKMKAPMYLLDKRVLYRKSFLGPHLRCLNPTQAESIIREVHEGMCALHSGHKTVASKIMRLGYYWPSMYRDVAEIVRKCRSCQLHAPVSKALRHPMIPVVSPWSFCKWAIDILGPFPIGPGGVKFLVVAIDYFTKFEIPNEIVSDNGTQFEGNPFSDWCQELNIKKTFTSVAHPQANGQCEVTN from the exons ATGGTCTTAACAGACCAACCAATAGAGCAG GTGCTATACAAACCAGAAAATTCtggtcgcatggccaaatgggctattgaattaGGTGAACACGAGATAAGTTTCTCACCAAGGAGTACGGTAAAAGG CTTCCCTGTAACAAATAGTGAAGCTGAGTATGAAGCATTACTATCTGGAATGCGCGTTGTAAAATACTTGGAAGTAAAAGAGTTGTCAGTATATGTTGATTCACAGTTAGTTACAAAGCAATTCAATAGAATATTCGAAGCACATGATGAGTCAATGCAAAAATACCTGAAGCTTGTGCAAGAACTTGCGGTAGACTTCGATGTATTCCAGATAATGGAGGTTTCAAGAACGTTGAATAAAAAGGTAGGTGCGCTTAGTAAGGTGGCTGCCTTAACATTCAGTCATTTCAAAAAAGAAATTTGGGTGGAAGAAGTAAAGGTCAAATCCATTGACACATACTGCATATATGCCGCAGTCGAAGAAAAAGAGCCAAGTTGGATGACACCGATAGTGGAATTTTTGAACACCGGATCATTGCCAATAGATTCAACAGAAGCAAGGAAAATTAAAATGAAGGCACCAATGTATTTGCTAGACAAAAGAGTTCTATATAGAAAATCTTTCTTGGGACCTCATTTGCGGTGCCTTAATCCGACTCAAGCAGAGTCAATTATCCGGGAGGTGCATGAGGGAATGTGCGCTTTGCACTCAGGACATAAAACGGTGGCATCCAAGATAATGCGGCTCGGATACTATTGGCCGTCAATGTACAGAGATGTCGCGGAAATAGTACGCAAATGTCGGTCATGTCAGCTACATGCACCAGTAAGCAAAGCTCTGcgacatccaatgataccagtcgtgTCTCCATGGtcgttctgcaaatgggcaatcgataTACTGGGACCATTCCCCATAGGACCAGGAGGTGTAAAGTTTTTGGTAGTAGCTATAGATTACTTCACAAA GTTTGAAATACCAAATGAAATTGTGAGTGATAATGGTACACAATTCGAAGGAAACCCATTCAGTGACTGGTGCCAAGAACTGAATATAAAGAAAACATTCACATCAGTAGCACACCCACAGGCAAATGGCCAATGTGAAGTAACAAATTGA
- the LOC139854056 gene encoding uncharacterized protein has translation MLWAHRTAPKDATNETPFSLVYGSDAVIPAEINVSTMCIASFNKSSNSEELCENLNLVEERREMAAIKEAINKRRIASYYNKRVHPLSFQLDDLVWRKNEASRAEDTGKLGPK, from the coding sequence ATGTTATGGGCACACCGCACGGCCCCAAAGGACGCAACTAATGAAACACCTTTCAGTTTGGTGTACGGGTCTGATGCAGTAATACCTGCGGAGATAAATGTGTCAACCATGTGCATAGCCTCCTTCAATAAAAGTAGCAATAGTGAAGAACTGTGTGAAAATCTAAATTTGGTTGAAGAACGCAGGGAAATGGCGGCaataaaagaagcaatcaacaagcGAAGAATCGCAAGCTACTATAATAAACGCGTACATCCATTATCTTTCCAGTTGGATGATTTGGTGTGGCGAAAAAATGAGGCGAGCAGAGCGGAGGATACGGGTAAACTTGGACCTAAATGA